From the genome of Scytonema hofmannii PCC 7110, one region includes:
- a CDS encoding divergent PAP2 family protein: MQDISDILENRVLFVALISSLIAQGLKLVIELVKNRKLNVNVLVTTGGMPSAHSALVTALAAGIGQTLGWASSEFAVAVVFAIIVMYDAAGVRQAAGKQARILNQMIDELFHEHPNFNGDRLKELLGHTPVQVIAGSALGITISWLARSTGVLVVNP; the protein is encoded by the coding sequence ATGCAGGACATAAGCGACATTTTAGAAAACCGAGTACTGTTCGTAGCTCTGATATCTAGTTTGATTGCTCAAGGGCTAAAGCTGGTTATTGAGTTAGTGAAAAATCGCAAACTTAACGTAAACGTTCTGGTAACCACAGGAGGAATGCCTAGTGCTCATTCCGCTTTGGTTACAGCCCTAGCAGCTGGTATTGGACAAACTCTAGGTTGGGCTTCTTCCGAATTTGCTGTTGCCGTTGTTTTTGCCATTATTGTCATGTATGATGCAGCAGGAGTTAGGCAAGCTGCAGGTAAGCAAGCTCGCATCCTCAACCAAATGATTGATGAACTATTTCACGAACATCCAAATTTTAACGGCGATCGACTCAAGGAATTATTGGGACACACACCCGTTCAAGTTATAGCTGGTTCAGCTTTAGGCATAACCATATCATGGTTAGCGAGATCTACTGGTGTACTAGTTGTTAATCCGTAA